From Ramlibacter tataouinensis, the proteins below share one genomic window:
- a CDS encoding ABC transporter substrate-binding protein produces MRIDLKRRGLLAATAAAAAILPSRGWSAGEDIVAGQIGPFTGMPAPDAREVNQGIRAAFAQINAGGGVNGRRLALFELDDGYKDEGFVRQFAEAMKRRPVALLSPVGTRSIQRMLDEKLLDAADTLVLNAIPGAESLRSPGHPKLFHIRAGDRQQVERIIRHAVTLGMTQMAVLVQDVPIGKSQLAAAVKAAESLNVKLTTFTVAANAASLAEPAARAAATPSHSALVLGSPKFGADAIVALRKAGHAKSVYALSYVPPAMVMQAAEGASRGVALAQVFPNPNGSKMALQHRFQDAMKRAGVTGPYTVFHLEGYVNARVLAEGLRRTREAGAAGLARALRAMGDCDLGGYHVDFSRDNVGSSFVDIAVINGAGRLVY; encoded by the coding sequence ATGCGCATCGACTTGAAACGCCGCGGCCTGCTGGCCGCCACGGCGGCGGCCGCCGCCATCCTGCCGAGCCGCGGCTGGTCTGCGGGCGAGGACATCGTCGCCGGTCAGATCGGCCCCTTCACCGGCATGCCGGCGCCAGACGCGCGGGAGGTCAACCAGGGCATCCGTGCGGCCTTCGCGCAGATCAACGCGGGTGGCGGCGTGAACGGACGCCGGCTCGCGCTGTTCGAACTGGACGACGGCTACAAGGACGAGGGCTTCGTGCGCCAGTTCGCCGAGGCCATGAAACGCCGCCCGGTCGCGCTGCTGTCGCCGGTGGGCACGCGCTCCATCCAGCGAATGCTCGACGAGAAGTTGCTGGATGCCGCCGACACGCTGGTGCTCAACGCGATTCCCGGTGCCGAGAGCCTGCGCAGCCCGGGCCATCCCAAGCTGTTCCACATCCGTGCGGGCGACCGGCAGCAGGTCGAACGCATCATCCGCCACGCCGTCACGCTGGGCATGACGCAGATGGCCGTGCTGGTCCAGGATGTCCCCATTGGCAAGTCCCAGCTGGCGGCGGCCGTGAAGGCTGCCGAAAGCCTGAACGTGAAGCTCACGACGTTCACGGTTGCCGCGAACGCGGCATCCCTGGCGGAGCCGGCCGCGCGCGCCGCAGCGACGCCGTCGCACAGCGCGTTGGTGTTGGGCAGCCCAAAGTTCGGGGCCGACGCCATCGTGGCGCTGCGCAAGGCGGGCCATGCCAAGTCCGTCTACGCCCTCAGCTACGTGCCGCCGGCCATGGTCATGCAGGCCGCCGAGGGGGCGTCACGCGGCGTCGCGCTGGCGCAGGTGTTCCCCAATCCCAACGGCAGCAAGATGGCGCTGCAGCACCGCTTCCAGGACGCGATGAAGCGCGCCGGGGTAACGGGCCCCTACACCGTGTTCCACCTGGAGGGCTACGTGAACGCGCGGGTGCTGGCGGAGGGGCTGCGCCGCACCCGCGAAGCCGGAGCCGCCGGGCTAGCGCGCGCGCTGCGCGCGATGGGTGACTGCGACCTCGGCGGCTACCACGTCGATTTCTCCAGGGACAACGTGGGCAGCAGCTTCGTTGACATCGCAGTGATCAACGGCGCCGGCCGGCTGGTGTATTGA
- a CDS encoding PD40 domain-containing protein has product MDRRKFLGGASASLVAFGQQPLAVLAAEERKKQGVLLLNRIGPVASQIYIANADGSGERKLVDSGTLDYNASFSADGQWIVFTSERDGLGNSNIYRARADGTQAERLTDSPAVDDAAVFSPDGGKIAFVSTRDGFRANIWTLDLRTRKLRNLTGAKGVQGRSDLPNGFFRPAWSPDGRWIAFSSDRNTEWKGHHDGAGWEHTQELSIYVIRADGTGFRRVASRPEHCLGSPKWSPDGKRILFYETLAEYTYWVLRPDLLPQIESQIVSVDVATGQRTVHTSGPGMKLGAQYISNDEIVYRRKGGPAAGLYSTAAGKTPVKIDRLRTPAWSPDGRQLVYEKFTWGGWKQDQPLYSWDADREYRYTDVWPAFSRDGMLVLTAKGENSSVDIMRPDGSERKRIYDVAQSGLDPVLVKRGLAGAFFPVWSPDGEWVVFGLGNWFTERGKGSAKLMRVRRDGSGAEVLTDDTVFNAGFPSYSADGQEVVFRAWPRDGQGYDKQMGLRVLNLETRQVRVLTTGYDNLPIWSPDGGRIMFTRGVKKEGSKWSNFDIYTVRPDGTDLRRLTTSEASDGHAVWTNGGKQILWNSAIAGYRDEACLYDQTFQPYGQLFIMDADGRNKRQLTDSIWEDSTPQYTPPGSRG; this is encoded by the coding sequence GTGGATCGCAGGAAGTTTCTCGGTGGCGCCTCGGCGTCCCTCGTCGCCTTCGGCCAGCAGCCGCTGGCGGTGCTCGCGGCGGAAGAAAGGAAGAAGCAGGGCGTCCTGCTCCTCAACCGCATCGGCCCGGTCGCCTCGCAGATCTACATCGCGAACGCCGACGGGTCCGGCGAGCGCAAGCTGGTCGACAGCGGCACCCTGGACTACAACGCGTCCTTCTCGGCCGACGGCCAGTGGATCGTCTTCACGTCCGAGCGCGATGGCCTGGGCAACTCCAACATCTACCGGGCCCGCGCCGACGGCACGCAGGCCGAACGCCTGACAGACTCGCCCGCGGTGGACGATGCGGCCGTCTTCTCCCCCGACGGCGGCAAGATCGCCTTCGTCAGCACGCGCGATGGCTTTCGCGCCAACATCTGGACGCTCGACCTGCGCACGCGGAAGCTGCGCAACCTGACCGGCGCCAAGGGCGTGCAGGGCCGCTCGGACCTGCCGAACGGCTTCTTCCGCCCGGCCTGGTCGCCGGACGGCCGGTGGATCGCGTTCTCGTCCGACCGCAACACGGAGTGGAAAGGCCATCACGACGGCGCGGGCTGGGAGCACACGCAGGAACTGAGCATCTACGTCATCCGCGCGGACGGCACCGGCTTCCGCCGGGTGGCGAGCCGGCCGGAGCACTGCCTCGGCTCGCCCAAGTGGTCGCCGGACGGCAAGCGGATCTTGTTCTACGAGACCCTGGCCGAGTACACCTACTGGGTGCTGCGTCCGGACCTGCTGCCACAGATCGAATCGCAGATCGTTTCCGTGGACGTCGCCACCGGCCAGCGCACCGTGCACACCAGCGGCCCGGGCATGAAGCTCGGCGCCCAATACATCTCCAACGACGAGATCGTCTACCGTCGCAAGGGCGGGCCGGCAGCGGGCCTGTACTCCACCGCCGCGGGCAAGACGCCGGTCAAGATCGACCGGCTGCGCACGCCCGCATGGTCGCCGGACGGCCGGCAGCTGGTGTACGAGAAGTTCACCTGGGGCGGCTGGAAGCAGGATCAGCCCCTCTACAGCTGGGACGCGGACCGCGAGTACCGCTACACCGACGTGTGGCCCGCCTTCTCGAGGGACGGCATGTTGGTGCTCACCGCGAAGGGCGAGAACTCATCGGTGGACATCATGCGCCCGGACGGTTCCGAGCGGAAACGCATCTACGACGTGGCCCAGAGCGGGCTGGACCCGGTGCTCGTCAAGCGCGGCCTGGCCGGCGCTTTCTTCCCGGTGTGGTCGCCCGACGGCGAATGGGTGGTGTTCGGCCTGGGCAACTGGTTCACCGAGCGCGGCAAGGGCAGCGCGAAGCTGATGCGCGTGCGCCGGGACGGCAGCGGCGCGGAAGTCCTGACCGACGACACTGTCTTCAACGCGGGTTTCCCCAGCTACTCGGCGGACGGCCAGGAGGTCGTCTTCCGCGCCTGGCCCAGGGACGGCCAGGGCTACGACAAGCAGATGGGCCTGCGCGTGCTCAATCTGGAAACGCGCCAGGTGCGCGTGCTGACGACCGGGTACGACAACCTGCCGATCTGGTCGCCGGACGGCGGCCGCATCATGTTCACGCGCGGGGTGAAGAAGGAGGGCAGCAAGTGGTCCAACTTCGACATCTACACCGTGCGCCCGGACGGCACGGACCTGCGCCGCCTGACCACCAGCGAGGCCAGCGACGGCCACGCCGTGTGGACCAACGGCGGCAAGCAGATCCTGTGGAACAGCGCGATCGCGGGCTACCGCGACGAAGCCTGCCTGTACGACCAGACCTTCCAGCCGTACGGACAGCTGTTCATCATGGACGCCGACGGGCGCAACAAGCGGCAGCTGACCGACAGCATCTGGGAAGACTCGACCCCGCAGTACACGCCGCCGGGATCCCGCGGTTGA
- a CDS encoding lactonase family protein, whose product MEMQERHSTQPLCRRPWIAMVLAGLALVLGGARAATAADCGQADIAYLGTDGSRIRALRFDACAGRLGAVTPAAEVDKPRWIVPHARLPLVYAAIDGSGKEGRVIAYAFDRASAALTRVNEVTAGGGGTTHLWLDTASMTLLAANFASGSVSSIAVNQNGSLGARLATLQATGSGPHRRQASAHAHGGAIDPSGRYALVADMGADRVFVYGFDRTTGALSPDDASPPRTFATVAGSGPRRAIFGASGRFVYVLNELSAQVLVLRWDPQDGRLTQVQSLAISSPEFQGSKSASEIAVSRDGRFIYVADRGENALLAYRVHPEAGTLSLLQRLPSGGEAPWAFDIHPSGKWMLVANYRSNRMNLFGIDLQSGRLTDTAQAAESPSPVSVSFIP is encoded by the coding sequence ATGGAAATGCAGGAACGACACTCGACGCAACCGCTCTGCCGCCGCCCCTGGATCGCGATGGTGCTCGCAGGACTGGCTCTGGTCCTCGGTGGCGCACGGGCGGCCACGGCAGCGGATTGCGGCCAGGCGGACATCGCCTACCTGGGAACGGATGGCAGCCGCATCCGCGCGCTGCGCTTCGACGCCTGCGCCGGCCGGCTGGGCGCGGTCACTCCGGCCGCGGAAGTCGACAAGCCGCGCTGGATCGTTCCCCACGCCAGGCTGCCCCTGGTCTATGCCGCGATTGACGGGAGCGGCAAGGAAGGCCGTGTCATCGCCTACGCGTTCGATCGCGCCAGCGCTGCGTTGACGCGAGTCAACGAGGTGACCGCGGGCGGCGGCGGCACCACGCACCTCTGGCTGGACACCGCCTCGATGACCTTGCTGGCGGCGAACTTCGCCAGCGGTTCCGTCTCCAGCATCGCCGTCAACCAAAACGGAAGCCTTGGCGCACGCCTGGCCACGCTGCAGGCAACGGGGTCCGGGCCCCATCGCCGCCAGGCGAGTGCCCACGCGCATGGCGGCGCGATCGATCCTTCCGGCCGCTACGCGCTGGTCGCCGACATGGGCGCGGACCGCGTGTTCGTCTACGGCTTCGACCGCACGACCGGTGCGCTGTCGCCGGACGACGCTTCTCCTCCCCGGACTTTCGCCACGGTGGCGGGCAGCGGCCCGCGCCGGGCCATTTTCGGCGCGAGCGGTCGCTTCGTGTACGTGCTCAACGAACTGAGCGCGCAGGTCCTGGTGTTGCGCTGGGACCCGCAGGACGGTCGCTTGACGCAGGTGCAGTCGCTGGCCATCTCGAGCCCGGAGTTCCAGGGCAGCAAGAGCGCCTCCGAGATCGCAGTCAGCCGCGATGGCCGTTTCATCTACGTCGCCGACCGGGGCGAAAACGCGCTGCTCGCCTATCGCGTGCATCCCGAGGCCGGGACCTTGAGCCTGCTCCAGCGCCTGCCCAGCGGCGGCGAGGCGCCCTGGGCCTTCGACATCCATCCCTCGGGCAAGTGGATGCTGGTCGCCAACTACCGCAGCAACCGCATGAACCTGTTCGGCATCGACTTGCAGTCCGGAAGGCTGACGGACACCGCGCAGGCCGCGGAATCACCCTCGCCGGTGAGCGTTTCATTCATCCCCTAA
- a CDS encoding helix-turn-helix domain-containing protein: MHSTMARTQRESHLQPAPAPVPKVRLYVENPEKESWFVNVGHVTQGGRRRTLPHAHPAYGQVIFVRNGRGVMNLEGRSVPFQAPCALLLPNECVHGLDYEIDVDRWVVTIEDTYLAQVNAKLPEFSQLWTEPRVISLDYDTEAATEFHGLVSKLQQEIRSRIVGHIVGTEAVLTSLLLMLVRGTRLDQIDKEGATRNAIRLADRFRELVHQHYRENLRLQDYASMMAVSIGQLRTACVAATGLSPTKLIHARLITEAKRNLIFGNMSIEQIAYGLGFIDTAYFTRFFRKEVGQSPSQFRTAARDQTHPAM, encoded by the coding sequence ATGCATTCCACGATGGCCAGGACCCAGCGCGAATCCCACCTGCAACCGGCCCCTGCCCCGGTTCCGAAAGTCCGCCTGTACGTCGAGAATCCGGAGAAGGAATCCTGGTTCGTCAACGTCGGACACGTCACCCAGGGCGGTCGCCGGCGGACCTTGCCACACGCGCATCCGGCCTACGGGCAGGTGATCTTCGTGCGCAATGGGCGGGGCGTGATGAACCTGGAGGGCCGCAGCGTGCCATTCCAGGCCCCTTGCGCCCTGCTGCTGCCCAACGAGTGCGTGCATGGCCTGGACTACGAAATCGACGTGGACCGGTGGGTCGTGACGATCGAGGACACCTACCTGGCGCAGGTCAACGCCAAGTTGCCCGAGTTCAGCCAGCTGTGGACCGAACCCCGGGTGATCTCGCTCGACTACGACACGGAGGCCGCGACGGAGTTCCACGGCCTGGTGAGCAAGCTGCAGCAGGAGATCCGGTCCCGCATCGTGGGTCACATCGTCGGCACCGAGGCCGTGTTGACTTCGCTGCTGCTGATGCTGGTGCGCGGAACGCGCCTGGACCAGATCGACAAGGAAGGCGCCACCCGCAACGCGATCCGCCTGGCCGACCGCTTCCGCGAACTGGTCCACCAGCACTACCGCGAGAACCTGCGGCTGCAGGACTATGCGTCGATGATGGCGGTCTCCATCGGCCAGCTGCGCACGGCCTGCGTCGCCGCCACCGGCCTCAGCCCCACCAAGCTGATCCACGCACGCCTCATCACCGAGGCCAAGCGCAACCTCATCTTCGGGAACATGTCGATCGAGCAGATCGCCTACGGCCTCGGTTTCATCGACACGGCGTACTTCACGCGCTTCTTCCGCAAGGAAGTAGGCCAGTCCCCCAGTCAGTTCCGCACGGCGGCGCGCGACCAGACCCATCCCGCGATGTGA
- a CDS encoding acetolactate synthase large subunit: MNGAESLVATLVGQGVDICFANPGTSEMHFLAALENPGMRSVLCLFEGVATGAADGWYRMKDKPAATLLHLGPGLANGLANIHNAKRASSGMVNIVGEHSAAHLKYDPPLTSDIEGLARPLSHWVRRAGSADAIAWDAAQAVAAASAHPGQVATLILPGDTSWQQAGTPVLPTPAAPTRKAPDAARIEHVARVLRSGEPTLIILANKATRGAALARAGRVAAATGARLGSQFFTARIERGAGRVPIERIPYAVAQAIAFLKGFRHIVTVETREPVAFFSYPDKPSLLKAEGTLVHPLVEADEDSELAFDMLLEALGATNARPALQPRIETPVPTGALNPASVARALAAALPEHCILVDESLTTGRESMGLTMGALPHDLINNMGGSIGYATPVATGAALACPDRRVFCMVGDGSAMYTIQSLWTQAREDLDVTTIIFANNSYAILKAEYANMGAGVPGARALSMIDIDRPRIDWQAMAKSMGVPAVAVDTAEGFHRAMVDSTREPGPRLIEVRL, from the coding sequence ATGAACGGCGCGGAAAGCCTGGTCGCCACGCTGGTCGGCCAGGGCGTTGACATCTGCTTCGCCAATCCCGGCACGTCGGAGATGCATTTCCTGGCGGCGCTGGAGAACCCGGGCATGCGCAGCGTGCTGTGCCTGTTCGAGGGCGTGGCGACGGGCGCGGCCGACGGTTGGTACCGCATGAAGGACAAGCCCGCGGCGACTCTGCTGCACCTCGGGCCGGGCCTGGCCAACGGGCTGGCGAACATCCACAACGCGAAGCGCGCGTCGTCGGGGATGGTCAACATCGTCGGCGAGCACTCGGCCGCGCACCTGAAGTACGACCCGCCGCTGACATCCGACATCGAGGGCCTGGCACGGCCGCTGAGCCACTGGGTGCGCCGCGCCGGTTCGGCGGACGCGATCGCGTGGGATGCCGCGCAGGCGGTGGCCGCGGCGTCCGCGCATCCCGGGCAGGTCGCGACACTGATCCTGCCTGGCGACACCTCGTGGCAGCAGGCCGGCACGCCGGTGCTGCCGACGCCCGCGGCGCCAACGCGCAAGGCACCTGACGCAGCGCGGATCGAACACGTGGCCCGCGTGCTGCGCTCGGGCGAACCGACGCTGATCATCCTGGCCAACAAGGCGACGCGCGGCGCCGCGCTGGCGCGCGCCGGCCGGGTGGCGGCCGCCACCGGTGCGCGGCTGGGCTCGCAGTTCTTCACCGCGCGCATCGAGCGCGGCGCCGGCCGCGTGCCGATCGAGCGCATTCCCTACGCCGTGGCGCAGGCCATCGCCTTCCTGAAAGGGTTCAGGCACATCGTCACCGTCGAGACCAGGGAGCCGGTCGCCTTCTTCAGCTACCCGGACAAGCCGAGCCTGCTGAAGGCCGAAGGCACGCTGGTGCATCCGCTGGTGGAGGCGGACGAGGACAGCGAACTGGCGTTCGACATGCTGCTGGAAGCGCTGGGCGCGACGAACGCGCGGCCGGCGCTGCAGCCGCGCATCGAAACTCCGGTGCCGACGGGCGCGCTCAACCCGGCGAGCGTGGCGCGCGCGCTGGCCGCCGCCCTGCCGGAGCACTGCATCCTGGTCGACGAATCGTTGACCACCGGCCGCGAGTCCATGGGCCTCACGATGGGCGCCTTGCCCCATGACCTGATCAACAACATGGGCGGCTCCATCGGCTACGCGACGCCGGTGGCGACCGGGGCGGCGCTGGCCTGCCCCGACCGCCGCGTGTTCTGCATGGTGGGCGACGGCAGCGCGATGTACACGATCCAGTCGCTGTGGACCCAGGCGCGCGAGGACCTGGACGTCACCACCATCATCTTCGCCAACAACAGCTACGCGATCCTGAAGGCGGAGTACGCCAACATGGGCGCGGGCGTGCCGGGCGCGCGCGCCCTGTCGATGATCGACATCGACCGGCCCCGCATCGACTGGCAGGCGATGGCGAAGAGCATGGGCGTGCCGGCCGTCGCCGTGGACACCGCCGAGGGCTTCCACCGGGCCATGGTCGATTCGACCCGCGAGCCCGGACCCCGCCTGATCGAAGTCAGGCTCTGA
- a CDS encoding HpcH/HpaI aldolase family protein yields the protein MSDTRLNSIIRAFEAGKPAFAAFSKLDKQTAIDMSDSPYDGLVFEMEHNPYDVSALGDALQYLLNRKQIAESGSVAPRVTPIARIPANGVEMNQAFAKQVLDRGVYGVLWPHVSTVEQAYNAVASCRYARPRNAPLYEPKGVRGDGPATASRYWGLSMQDYYAKADVWPLAPQGEILVGLMCESVQAVENLDDILANVPGIGFIMIGEGDLSQELGFPRQYEHPEVADAMRKIVETCRKHDVVVSHPHVSAKNHKRVLEEGYRLLVSAPQRTYGVVGLAREAATAY from the coding sequence ATGAGCGACACCCGCCTGAACAGCATCATCCGCGCCTTCGAAGCCGGCAAGCCGGCCTTTGCGGCCTTTTCCAAACTCGACAAGCAGACCGCCATCGACATGAGCGACTCGCCCTACGACGGCCTCGTGTTCGAGATGGAGCACAACCCCTACGACGTGTCCGCGCTCGGTGATGCGCTGCAGTACCTGCTCAATCGCAAGCAGATCGCCGAGTCGGGTTCGGTCGCGCCGCGCGTCACCCCCATCGCCCGCATTCCGGCCAACGGCGTGGAGATGAACCAGGCCTTTGCCAAGCAGGTGCTGGACCGCGGCGTCTACGGCGTGCTGTGGCCGCATGTGTCCACCGTGGAGCAGGCGTACAACGCGGTCGCGTCCTGCCGCTATGCCCGGCCCAGGAACGCTCCGCTGTACGAGCCCAAGGGCGTGCGCGGCGACGGCCCGGCCACGGCCTCGCGCTACTGGGGCCTGAGCATGCAGGACTACTACGCCAAGGCCGACGTCTGGCCGCTGGCGCCGCAAGGTGAAATCCTGGTGGGCTTGATGTGCGAGAGCGTGCAGGCCGTGGAGAACCTGGACGACATCCTCGCCAACGTGCCCGGCATCGGCTTCATCATGATCGGCGAGGGCGACCTCAGCCAGGAGCTGGGCTTCCCGCGCCAGTACGAGCATCCGGAAGTGGCGGATGCCATGCGCAAGATTGTCGAGACCTGCCGCAAGCACGACGTGGTGGTCAGCCATCCGCACGTCAGCGCCAAGAACCACAAGCGTGTGCTGGAAGAAGGCTACCGCCTGCTGGTGTCGGCACCGCAGCGCACCTACGGCGTGGTCGGCCTGGCGCGCGAAGCGGCCACCGCCTACTGA
- a CDS encoding protocatechuate 3,4-dioxygenase — protein sequence MAKIVFGMAVPHSGMLGQAPEDWLKNGERDRNNPALWFRNRTWTYPELEAHRGGAFEKYLTLEERTARAARCRKALDEMAAAYRRAKVDVAIILGKDQKEIFTDLSPSIAIYSGEEVHNGPPQRSVYAPDHHVVHKCHPKLATYLVETFQNKGFDICDLIAWPENVWMEQQLKQKADYPVVPHAYSFVYHQIMGDNPPPHVPVLMNLFYPPTQPSMARCIEFGRVLRDAIAAWPEDVRVAVIASGGLSHFVNDEEFDRDIMRRLASYDYEGLSAIPNGYYQSGTSEIKIYSTVMMALQHTGAQMTLVDYVPCWRTPAGTGEGMGFMYWDAAS from the coding sequence ATGGCAAAAATCGTATTCGGGATGGCGGTGCCACACAGCGGGATGCTGGGGCAGGCGCCGGAGGACTGGCTGAAGAACGGCGAGCGCGATCGCAACAACCCGGCACTGTGGTTCCGCAACCGGACCTGGACCTATCCGGAACTGGAGGCGCACCGCGGCGGCGCGTTCGAGAAGTACCTGACCCTGGAGGAACGAACGGCACGCGCCGCGCGCTGCCGCAAGGCGCTGGACGAGATGGCGGCGGCATACCGCCGCGCCAAGGTCGACGTCGCGATCATCCTGGGCAAGGACCAGAAGGAAATCTTCACCGACCTGTCGCCTTCCATCGCGATCTACTCGGGCGAGGAAGTGCACAACGGCCCGCCGCAGCGCTCCGTCTATGCGCCGGACCATCACGTGGTGCACAAGTGCCATCCGAAGCTCGCCACTTACCTGGTCGAGACTTTCCAGAACAAGGGCTTTGACATCTGCGACCTGATCGCCTGGCCCGAGAACGTATGGATGGAGCAGCAGCTCAAGCAGAAAGCCGACTACCCCGTCGTGCCGCACGCCTACAGCTTCGTCTACCACCAGATCATGGGCGACAACCCGCCGCCCCATGTGCCGGTGCTGATGAACCTCTTCTACCCGCCGACGCAGCCGTCGATGGCGCGTTGCATCGAGTTCGGCCGCGTGCTGCGCGACGCCATCGCGGCCTGGCCCGAGGACGTGCGCGTGGCCGTCATCGCCTCCGGCGGCCTCTCGCACTTCGTCAACGACGAGGAGTTCGACCGCGACATCATGCGGCGGCTGGCGAGCTACGACTACGAGGGACTGTCGGCCATCCCGAACGGCTACTACCAGTCGGGCACCTCGGAGATCAAGATCTATTCGACCGTGATGATGGCCCTGCAGCACACCGGGGCCCAGATGACGCTGGTCGACTACGTGCCCTGCTGGCGCACCCCTGCCGGCACCGGCGAGGGCATGGGCTTCATGTACTGGGACGCCGCGTCCTGA
- a CDS encoding MFS transporter — protein sequence METSTSKSPGATPVWGILALLTVGLLISFIDRTSLSSALADKNFVAEFALTSVDRGWLNSAFFWSYGLMQLPMGWVVDRYGVKWPYAICFFLWCLATALTGMVTALAGLILMRLIVGAAEAIVIPASYRWIGNNMGENHKGLAAGILSMGGKFGPAIGAPIAAWLIVSYSWKLMFVATGLLGLMWLLPWLMLARNDLPGKTELALSKTRASSVSLGSILKSPVIWGAMINNFCYGYFTFYCMTWMPAYLVEQRGLSLGKSGLYTFFSFAGIAIVATAAGWLADRIIERGRDAVFVRKAFVIAGFIGGSTVLLGAHATTLEGALFWNVCSLTLLGLATANNLALCKLTLIPRQAIGLATGVQQLATSLAGGVSASLSGWLLHVSGSYDLPMKVIVIFLLIGATNTAILLRPKWSPKVAAA from the coding sequence ATGGAGACAAGTACATCGAAAAGCCCAGGCGCCACGCCCGTCTGGGGCATCCTCGCGCTCCTCACGGTCGGCCTGCTGATCTCCTTCATCGACCGCACCAGTCTGTCCTCCGCGCTGGCGGACAAGAACTTCGTGGCCGAGTTCGCGCTGACCAGCGTCGACCGAGGCTGGCTCAACTCGGCCTTCTTCTGGTCCTACGGCCTCATGCAGCTGCCGATGGGCTGGGTCGTCGACCGGTATGGCGTGAAGTGGCCTTACGCGATCTGCTTCTTCCTGTGGTGCCTGGCCACGGCGCTCACCGGCATGGTCACCGCGCTGGCGGGCCTGATCCTCATGCGGCTGATCGTGGGCGCGGCCGAGGCCATCGTGATCCCGGCCAGCTACCGCTGGATCGGCAACAACATGGGCGAGAACCACAAGGGCCTGGCCGCGGGAATCCTGTCGATGGGCGGCAAGTTCGGCCCCGCCATCGGTGCGCCCATCGCCGCCTGGCTGATCGTGAGCTACTCCTGGAAGCTGATGTTCGTCGCCACCGGCCTGCTGGGGCTGATGTGGCTGCTGCCGTGGCTCATGTTGGCCCGCAACGACCTACCCGGCAAGACGGAACTGGCGCTCTCCAAGACGCGGGCGTCCTCGGTGTCGCTGGGCAGCATCCTCAAGAGCCCCGTCATCTGGGGCGCGATGATCAACAACTTCTGCTACGGCTACTTCACGTTCTATTGCATGACGTGGATGCCGGCCTACCTGGTCGAGCAGCGCGGCCTTTCGCTGGGCAAGTCGGGCCTGTACACCTTCTTCAGCTTCGCGGGCATCGCCATCGTCGCAACGGCCGCGGGCTGGCTCGCCGACCGGATCATCGAGCGCGGCCGCGACGCGGTGTTCGTGCGCAAGGCCTTCGTCATCGCGGGCTTCATCGGCGGCAGCACCGTGCTGCTCGGCGCCCACGCGACGACGCTGGAGGGCGCGCTGTTCTGGAACGTGTGCTCGCTCACGCTGCTGGGCCTGGCCACGGCGAACAACCTGGCGCTGTGCAAGCTGACGCTGATCCCCAGGCAGGCGATCGGCCTGGCCACCGGCGTCCAGCAACTGGCCACCAGCCTGGCGGGCGGCGTATCCGCCAGCCTGTCCGGCTGGCTCCTCCATGTCAGCGGCAGCTACGACCTGCCGATGAAGGTGATCGTCATCTTCCTCCTGATCGGCGCCACCAACACGGCCATCCTGCTGCGGCCCAAGTGGTCGCCCAAGGTGGCGGCCGCCTGA
- a CDS encoding amidohydrolase family protein encodes MDIIDIHPHIISDDEKRYPPAPLFGKRSDWSQERPSTVEALIAAMDAAGVAKAAVVHSSTTYGFDNSYVVDGCNQYKDRLVAVGSVDMLADDVAATVRGWAGKGLAGLRIFTGGSTKDFDPSELDNPQSFKAWDALAELGLPMCIQTGPIGLPQVTLLARKFPSVNIILDHLGRPEVLDGPPYANAASLFALADIPNIYMKLTPRIFGDVRKEKASAETFFPRVVAAFGARRLAWGSNFPTSPGTLEEILSTAQAGLACLDEEDRAWIFGKTAQQLYPGLA; translated from the coding sequence ATGGACATCATCGACATCCACCCCCACATCATCTCGGACGATGAGAAGCGCTACCCGCCGGCGCCCTTGTTCGGCAAGCGCTCGGACTGGTCGCAGGAGCGTCCCAGCACCGTCGAGGCCCTGATCGCCGCCATGGACGCGGCGGGCGTGGCCAAGGCCGCCGTCGTGCACTCGTCCACCACCTACGGCTTCGACAATTCCTATGTCGTCGACGGTTGCAACCAGTACAAGGACCGGCTGGTGGCGGTCGGATCGGTCGACATGCTGGCTGACGACGTCGCCGCCACCGTCCGCGGCTGGGCCGGCAAGGGCCTGGCGGGCCTGCGCATCTTCACCGGCGGCTCCACCAAGGATTTCGATCCCAGCGAGCTGGACAACCCCCAGTCCTTCAAGGCCTGGGACGCACTGGCCGAACTGGGCCTGCCCATGTGCATCCAGACGGGACCGATCGGCTTGCCCCAAGTCACCCTGCTGGCCAGGAAGTTCCCCTCCGTGAACATCATTCTCGACCACCTCGGCCGACCCGAGGTGCTCGACGGCCCGCCGTATGCGAACGCGGCCAGCCTGTTTGCGCTGGCGGATATTCCCAACATCTACATGAAGCTCACGCCACGCATCTTCGGCGATGTGAGGAAGGAGAAGGCCAGCGCCGAAACCTTCTTCCCGCGCGTGGTGGCGGCCTTCGGCGCGCGGCGCCTGGCCTGGGGCTCCAATTTCCCGACCTCGCCCGGGACGCTGGAGGAAATCCTCTCGACCGCCCAGGCCGGACTGGCCTGCCTTGACGAGGAAGATCGCGCCTGGATCTTCGGAAAGACCGCGCAGCAGCTCTACCCGGGGCTGGCCTGA